In Plodia interpunctella isolate USDA-ARS_2022_Savannah chromosome 1, ilPloInte3.2, whole genome shotgun sequence, one DNA window encodes the following:
- the LOC128670509 gene encoding centromere-associated protein E-like isoform X1, with protein MSFITKRERVFNDYDLFDLPARNEGKLKAYASCTDARAWSHFCSDKTEHLVDIIKRNNDTCRPKYVPTDVIVDTLMVAKNAEIGRLKRKIGEFEEMLTAYDQLDLTCEQKCEIATAHAAIKAANKELDDMFLDLDLSGFTEGIESDAFETGKSRGDETGKSRGDEPKGKDQWVVAKEPPPIAQHKSNQAAPSPCDACTFVTDPRIQQMKDALINKDAKLSAMQNTIAVMENDVCEPYCIYAHIYTALEKIFGILCQNDKYKLYLSLMTAGKDTRCIDIKGKILYKLKVLEKFCQALIAPCSQPQERDTGTSEQDCSCYRAEILKDVIPSPVYALTSAEIQSPILDTKRAHLVADIMENEEMKEILRKESLSNVNQGDETEDFIDDYDIETENLKRLKNLQEDYDDLMTCYEALKHEKEDLLLKCQKYEELDKEYVSLRNQLREYNLLWNEKEHYRKRSTDLDSLKEQFLILSEETSSMETQLKAESEINKMKANTIEELRNENIALEKKLNDALIAFEKEKSIALCKLQETECKCMCQEQQIKSLSVQIDRLLEQEPEKAQTHGDPAQTLMLIDEVESLKEQIKNLKDTLLCCEEEKQNLHDEFQDNLKLINDLRMEIEDWRSTYEKAIHRNNYLEEYAHHYEDDINRLVNENKRLVNDNNQLSQDVKDKAAAVDNLINVINDKSQEINKLLGDADIKENENKDLLRRLQDMYESNVSDIENDKKEALESLSIAKRESEELLHKLKDYEDVIQSQNDMSKGLAAQIDNYNQIKQALLETIAENKNLQMDLVNREKNNTHLRQEIQKLQEAHTHAIDNIDGLNEEKNKYKTSLELTSKKSETLSQDLQSLQETYENLTADKRNLEKELRETKYKLEDAKYSADLSRTESKEFKVKSENLADELSRLNHAYQMLLKEKNCLYKELSEKNLDLISLQKSLDDLKATNENLEQKCNQISNLEDIIGDLQKACDKLDSEKQLLQNDLDTKNEEINNLCNNLESKIDENSHLLDDLMSLQNKHKAVRNDLDDLSHENLSNKMSLDAVRKESDDLSRKLKYYENLEKDFIKLRQDNYQIKLEKQKLQDELNSQFDNLRQAQQENNELQKENLTLIRHTEHLEKGLVDARTQLAENMEFEDPYLEIKNEIEVLNREKDTNLQRIRDLSNELDILENVVTNLTQDVSARDDKIAVLENHINKLKDEITRLHGCLSVAIEAGEQLKSTSYEKIGQSLENMEAHHSKATHNMKIEIANLQNEKMKLEAQMSFTKLKTEESVKEYNKNQSLLAQLQNEREIIVTDIKQLELQSVGDSSLSPINCSVENILESLDRIRKILEVKTAKNNSLEQALFKVQRSSQVLVSEAKDLVEKEKQKILNEKEDAIRDKQYLQKQLEDQKLILETQIENDKQVIKDLEAEVLNQKLIISKINESTASYISKLEEEMQSIQTLYENSMAKISELQEKLQNITEESNHNLEVIDKLQQDLKQKSCDISSLQRELEMLQNKDTQNSYTQTEIVEIKSETSHLTETKLLIDKSLRNRDPIAVSNKSDPTRLKASEENNMLSILPKQRPHSINEVQILTANVEPTFDFVKSSYLNYKLKQLSIGRIEQQSISNDEISIHEDVAQYSGSASNNTDKVQTKDNDIVDLYNRKSLHTDSSKAEYRDPETSNSKTDYKETSLFAESDQTKDSKETPNIKKKNDKDLFVIYKESETDFENKLHDDQGSWNTNKKSGVKMGITISSPPKEEVRKQKTKNDKIKNEQMNKYLSQDINYNEYKDDVEDDDSVKPKLNIKLPRVATDSPSNQTSEGDRKSLDSYRMTVYLSPKETHSDNKLRSHRKLEKTISQETPSLPALSNDEKFTNSNISFRVPVYEKINKEKYKKQRKDELMGQKNNEKSSPLENKSVHKLSRVGADAFLIKTKDNNQGCPRNMDKDYGLQYILDAINKENESELPESYSFITDKTIQKSKNNATFNPPVKMFDSSSPTKTNDSIWSPSKISEKTVSRSVMDRGIMVKLDIREDYEEKVRFLTKALENVEKDYKKKIDAIKIQYDSNIKSIINEHNSGVNSIQNLHEETLQDIIKIHENEVENLRTLSIEAMRKTEQLEKENRTLKSKIPDYSPTFDEPTRICCNEGRKKRRSRTDTYMLTKTNVEAFNVKPKVKSHGPCTCSLDINLSDTIRNIFEQVDIDQRKMAEHTYMKYIAKKILSNTVEALDAQELSFLHLKVCRTWKSKLSKEEALQKKIDTLEHELMNKQRNAQQHIAELDRKVAEERRRLQEVREAVCRSPPDSRCCSPTHEGQRFLDPVPPAPPPTATEKDLLCGCNTGDLKINERRSAGDITEYPTKPRRVKESNRAVLARLDAEERRERRLYHDEPPTRLRRGHPADRYRSHKK; from the exons GCAAATCTCGAGGTGATGAG CCAAAAGGCAAAGATCAG tggGTAGTAGCAAAGGAGCCACCGCCTATAGCACAGCACAAGAGTAACCAAGCGGCTCCCTCCCCTTGCGACGCGTGCAcct ttGTTACAGATCCAAGAATACAGCAAATGAAAGACGCTCTCATAAATAAAGACGCGAAACTAAGTGCTATGCAAAACACTATAGCC gtaatggaaaatgatgtgTGCGAACCTTACTGCATCTACGCTCACATTTACACGGCTTTAGAGAAAATCTTTGGTATACTATGCCAAAATGACAAATACAAGTTGTATTTAAGTCTAATG ACAGCCGGGAAAGATACGCGATGTATTGACATCAAGGGAAAGATATTGTATAAGCTGAAAGTATTGGAAAAGTTCTGCCAAGCGTTGATAGCGCCATGCTCCCAACCGCAAGAGCGAGACACTGGCACATCTGAACAAGATTGCTCGTGCTATCGCGCGGAAATCTTAAAAGATGTAATCCCAAGTCCAGTATATGCTCTGACATCCGCTGAAATTCAGAGTCCTATTCTTGATACCAAGAGAGCTCATCTAGTTGCTGATATTATGGAAAATGAAGAAATGAAAGAAATTCTAAGGAAAGAAAGTTTGTCAAATGTAAATCAAGGTGATGAAACAGAAGATTTCATTGATGATTATGATatagaaacagaaaatttGAAACGGCTAAAGAATTTGCAAGAAGACTACGATGATTTGATGACCTGTTACGAAGCTTTAAAGCATGAAAAGGAAGATTTATTACTCAAGTGTCAAAAATATGAAGAATTAGACAAGGAATATGTGTCACTGCGGAATCAATTACGAGAGTATAATCTGCTCTGGAATGAGAAAGAACACTACCGTAAGCGTTCCACAGATCTCGATTCTTTAAaagaacaatttttaattttgtcagaAGAAACTTCAAGTATGGAAACTCAATTAAAGGCGGAatcggaaataaataaaatgaaagctAATACAATCGAGGAGTTGAGGAATGAAAATATAGCACtggaaaagaaattaaacGATGCGTTAATTgcttttgaaaaagaaaaaagtatagCACTTTGTAAATTACAAGAAACAGAATGTAAATGTATGTGCCAAGAACAGCAGATAAAGAGTTTATCCGTACAAATTGATAGACTTCTGGAACAAGAACCGGAGAAG GCTCAAACTCATGGTGATCCAGCTCAAACTCTGATGTTAATAGATGAAGTGGAATCATTAaaggaacaaataaaaaatttgaaagacACACTGTTATGTTGCGAAGAGGAAAAGCAGAATTTGCATGACGAATTTCAAGATAACCTTAAACTAATCAATGATCTTCGGATGGAAATAGAAGATTGGAGAA GTACATATGAAAAAGCTATACATcgcaataattatttagaagAATATGCTCATCATTATGAAGATGACATAAATAGATTAGTAAATGAAAACAAGAGATTGGTAAATGACAACAATCAACTTTCACAAGATGTCAAAGATAAAGCTGCAGCAGTAGATAATTTGATAAACGTTATTAATGATAAATCTCAAGAAATCAATAAACTGTTAGGAGATgcagatattaaagaaaatgagAATAAAGATTTACTGAGACGACTTCAAGATATGTATGAAAGTAATGTATCAGAcatagaaaatgataaaaaagaaGCCTTGGAATCATTGTCAATAGCAAAAAGGGAGAGTGAAGAATTAttgcataaattaaaagaCTACGAAGACGTTATTCAAAGTCAAAATGATATGTCGAAAGGTTTGGCAGCTCAGatagataattataatcaGATAAAACAAGCTCTATTAGAAACAAtagcagaaaataaaaatcttcaaatgGATTTGGTGAatcgtgaaaaaaataacacacacTTAAGACAAGAAATCCAAAAGCTACAAGAGGCACATACTCATGCTATTGATAATATCGACGgtttaaatgaagaaaaaaataaatacaaaacttcATTAGAGCTAACAAGCAAAAAAAGTGAAACTTTATCACAAGACTTACAAAGTCTTCAGGAAACCTATGAAAACCTAACGGCGGACAAAAGAAATTTGGAAAAAGAGCTTCgtgaaacaaaatacaaattagaAGATGCAAAATACTCGGCAGATTTGTCTAGAACAGAGAGCAAAGAATTTAAAGTGAAATCTGAAAATTTGGCTGATGAATTATCTAGACTTAATCACGCATACCAAATGCtgctgaaagaaaaaaattgtttatataaggAACTGTCAGAAAAAAATTTGGATTTGATTAGTTTACAGAAATCTTTAGATGACTTAAAAGCAACTAATGAAAATCTAGAGCAAAAATGTAACCAAATTAGTAATTTAGAAGACATAATTGGAGATTTACAGAAAGCATGTGATAAATTAGATTCTGAAAAACAATTACTTCAAAATGATTTGGATACCAAAAATGAAGAGATAAATAACTTGTGCAATAACTTAGAATCCAAAATAGATGAGAACTCGCACTTATTAGATGATCTCATGTCattgcaaaataaacataagGCTGTAAGAAATGATTTGGATGATCTAAGCCACGAAaacttaagtaataaaatgtcattagATGCTGTTAGAAAGGAAAGTGATGATTtgtcaagaaaattaaaatactatgaaaatttagaaaaagatTTCATAAAGTTAAGGCAAGATAATTACCAAATCAAATTGGAAAAGCAAAAATTGCAAGATGAATTAAATTCTCAATTCGATAATTTAAGACAAGCTCAACAAGAGAATAATGaactacaaaaagaaaatctgaCTTTAATTCGACATACTGAACATTTAGAAAAGGGTCTTGTGGATGCTAGAACACAG CTTGCTGAAAATATGGAATTCGAAGACCCATatctagaaataaaaaatgaaatagagGTTTTAAACAGAGAAAAAGATACTAATCTTCAACGAATTAGAGATCTATCCAATGAATTGGATATTTTG GAAAACGTTGTAACAAACCTTACGCAAGATGTTTCCGCTCGCGATGACAAGATCGCAGTCTTGGAGAATCACATTAATAAGTTAAAAGACGAAATCACACGCTTGCACGGTTGCTTATCAGTGGCCATAGAAGCAGGAGAACAACTGAAAAGTACAAGCTATGAAAAGATCGGTCAGTCACTGGAAAACATGGAAGCTCATC ATTCCAAAGCAAcacataatatgaaaatagaaatagCGAATTTACAAAATGAGAAAATGAAACTTGAAGCGCAAATGtcctttacaaaattaaaaacggaAGAATCTGTTaaagaatacaataaaaaccaATCATTATTAGCACAACTTCAAAATGAAAGGGAAATAATTGTCACTGATATAAAACAACTTGAACTTCAAAGCGTCGGAGATAGTTCTTTATCACCTATCAATTGTAGTGTTGAAAATATCCTGGAATCTTTGGACAGAATACGTAAAATATTGGAAGTGAAAACTGCCAAGAATAATTCCCTTGAACAAGCTTTGTTCAAAGTGCAACGATCATCACAGGTATTAGTAAGTGAAGCTAAAGATTtagtagaaaaagaaaaacagaagATTTTAAACGAAAAAGAAGATGCCATTCGAGACAaacaatatttgcaaaaacaacTAGAAGATCAAAAATTGATACTAGAAACTCAAATAGAAAATGACAAACAGGTTATAAAGGATTTGGAAGCTGAAGttctaaatcaaaaattaataataagtaaaataaatgaatcaaCTGCAAGCTACATTTCTAAATTAGAGGAAGAAATGCAATCAatacaaactttgtatgaaaactCAATGGCAAAAATAAGTGAGTTacaagaaaaattacaaaatattactgaAGAGTCTAATCATAATTTAGAAGTTATAGATAAATTGCAACAagatttgaaacaaaaatcttGTGATATATCTTCCCTACAACGTGAACTAGAAATGTTGCAGAATAAAGATACCCAAAATAGTTATACACAGACTGAGATAGTGGAAATAAAATCAGAAACGTCACATCTAACTGAAACGaaattattgattgataaGTCATTACGTAATAGAGATCCGATTGCCGTATCAAATAAATCCGATCCCACAAGACTCAAAGCATcggaagaaaataatatgcttTCAATATTACCAAAACAAAGACCGCATTCGATAAATGAAGTACAAATTTTAACAGCAAATGTAGAACCAACATTTGATTTCGTCAAAAGTAGCTACCTTAACTATAAACTTAAACAATTAAGTATTGGTCGCATAGAACAACAGTCAATATCAAATGATGAAATATCTATTCACGAAGACGTAGCTCAGTACTCTGGTTCAGCTAGTAATAATACCGACAAAGTCCAGACTAAAGACAACGACATTGTTGATCTTTACAATAGAAAATCATTACATACAGATTCTTCTAAAGCAGAATATCGAGACCCAGAAACATCAAATAGCAAAACTGATTATAaagaaacaagtttatttgctGAGTCGGATCAAACAAAAGATTCAAAAGAAACACCtaacataaagaaaaaaaatgacaaagacctatttgttatttataaagaaagtgAAACCGATTTTGAGAATAAATTGCACGATGATCAAGGCTCATGGAATACCAACAAAAAATCTGGTGTAAAAATGGGAATTACTATATCTAGTCCACCAAAGGAAGAAGTAAGAAAACAGAAAACTAAGaacgataaaataaagaacgagcaaatgaataaatacctatcccaagacataaattataatgaatataaagaTGATGTGGAAGATGACGATAGTGTTAAaccgaaattaaatataaaattaccacGCGTAGCAACAGATAGTCCATCGAATCAAACGTCAGAAGGTGATAGAAAATCTTTGGATTCCTATAGAATGACAGTATATCTATCACCGAAGGAGACACATTCCGATAATAAACTTAGATCACATAGAAAGttagaaaaaacaatttccCAAGAAACTCCTTCATTGCCAGCTCTATCAAACGATGAAAAATTCACAAActcaaatatttcattcagAGTTCcagtttatgaaaaaataaataaggaaaaatataaaaaacaacgtAAAGATGAACTTATGggacaaaaaaataacgagAAATCGTCGCCATTGGAAAACAAATCGGTCCATAAGCTATCTCGAGTTGGTGCTGATgcatttttgattaaaactaaagaCAACAATCAAGGTTGCCCTAGAAATATGGATAAAGATTATGGCTTGCAGTATATACTAGATGccattaataaagaaaatgaaagtGAGCTACCCGaatcatattcatttattacggATAAGACAAtccaaaaaagtaaaaataacgCTACATTTAATCCTCCtgttaaaatgtttgattCTAGCAGTCCgacaaaaacaaatgataGTATTTGGAGTCCGAGCAAAATTAGCGAAAAAACTGTATCACGATCAGTAATGGATCGTGGAATAATGGTCAAACTTGATATTAGAGAGGATTATGAAGAAAAAGTCAGATTTCTGACAAAGGCTTtagaaaatgtagaaaaggattacaaaaagaaaatcgatgctattaaaattcaatacgATAGCAATATAAAGAGTATAATAAATGAACATAATTCAGGAGTTAATAGCATTCAGAATTTGCATGAAGAAACATTACaagacataattaaaattcacgAAAACGAAGTGGAAAACTTAAGAACACTAAGTATTGAAGCTATGCGCAAAACAGAGCAATTGGAAAAAGAAAATCGGACGCTGAAAAGTAAAATTCCAGATTATTCCCCTACTTTTGAC GAGCCTACAAGAATATGCTGTAATGAAGgtagaaagaaaagaagatCTCGAACTGATACCTACATGCTCACCAAGACGAATGTAGAAGCTTTCAACGTGAAGCCTAAAGTGAAATCCCATGGACCTTGCACTTGCTCTCTTGATATCAATCTATCTGATACGATACGTAATATATTTGAGCAAGTAGATATCGATCAAAGGAAAATGGCAGAACACACTTACATGAAATATATTGCAAAGAAGATTCTTAGCAATACAGTTGAG GCATTGGATGCGCAAGAGCTATCATTTTTACACTTGAAAGTGTGCCGTACTTGGAAGTCGAAGTTGAGTAAAGAAGAAGCGCTACAAAAGAAGATAGACACTTTGGAACACGAGTTGATGAATAAACAACGCAATGCTCAGCAGCATA TAGCGGAACTGGATCGTAAGGTCGCCGAAGAAAGACGCCGGCTGCAAGAGGTTCGCGAAGCTGTGTGTAGGAGCCCACCAGATTCCCGCTGTTGCAGCCCTACCCATGAGGGCCAGAGGTTCTTGGACCCGGTGCCACCTGCGCCCCCGCCCACCGCCACTGAAAAAGACCTgct atgcGGTTGTAATACTGGTGATTTGAAGATAAACGAAAGGCGTTCAGCGGGTGATATCACCGAGTATCCTACAAAACCCAGGAGGGTCAAAGAGAGCAACAga gCGGTGCTGGCACGCTTGGACGCTGAAGAAAGACGCGAGAGGAGACTATATCACGACGAGCCCCCTACTCGCCTCCGCCGGGGACACCCCGCCGACCGATACAGATCCCACAAGAAATGA